AGGTAGCCCCTCATTCTCCGCCAGCGGGGCAATGAGCTGGGCAGCAGCAGCTGCCACCTCCTGCAGCACAGCCACGACCCATGTCAAGTGTTTCCTGCAGTCTAGGAGCGTGTCAGATACCTGTGTGACAGGTCAGTTCAGGAGTCAACCCTGGGTTCAGCACCACAGTTTCCAGCTACCCCAAAACCGTTTTTGTTCCCTAACCAGATCCAGATCTTCAAGTGCTATGCCCCTCCTGTTTCTACTcagtttccttcccttccccaatTGCAGCCCTAAACCTGTGGTCCAAAGGCCAGTGCAGCTGGGATCCCAGGAGCATCTGTCCCTGGCATTCGCCTTCGGATCTTCTTGCAGAACTGGCGGATGTCACTGCATGAAGTTTCCAGATCCCGGAGCAGGAGGGCAATATCTGTAGCCTCCTGCCCACCCtactcaggaaaaagaaaatggatggaGAACCAAGTTAGCATTAAGGCTGGGAGTAAGGAAGTGAGGACTAAGAAAGAAGAGGAGCTCACACAGATCTAGATGTGTTCTCACCTGCAAGAAGGCACGCAGCCGTCCTACCTCCACACTCATGCAGTCCAGAGCACTCTGCGTGAACTGTGAGGATAGAAGCATGCAATCATCAGCCCCCAGCAGGAGCCCTTCCGCCTTATCAACATCTTTAAGAAGTCCCCATCCTCTGCTGACCCCCATACATAAGTAGGTCCTCTATTTCCCTGATATGGCTTTGGTAACTCTGCCCTAGTCTTATGTGACACTTCTTGGGTGCCTGATCTCTTGACCTGATGCCCTCCATTTCTGATCTCCACGGGGGCTCAATCACTGGCCCAGACACTTCACCTTAATGTGGTCAGCCAGCTGCATAGTACAGTCCTCAGGCTGTTCGGCAAGGTGGATGCTGTACAGATGCTGAGGAGAGATAACAAACAGACAACTTTTAGGCCCTAGAGGGGGTGGGGAGTTCTTCCCAAACTGTAGTTTGAGCCCTGGTCATCATGGGTCTCTGGAGGTACAAGAGAATCCAAACCCCTCAAGCAGCTGCATCATATGGAGAGTTCATCTAAGAGCAAACCAGGCCTCAAGCAGCGAGCATGGGACAAACAACCTTGAATATATTAGTAAGAGCCCCCATCAAGTGAAAGcttccctgcctcctgccccaagCCCAAATTCTCGCCCCACACCTGATAGTACTTGATGGCCTTGGTGAGAGGCTCCACGTTGACAGTCTCATCCAGCTGATCCTTGTGCAGCAGTTCAATGAGGAAATCCAAAGAGCGCTCATGGGCACTCATCTCAGGGTAGAGGCTGCCCACTTTCTTATACACATCCACACTGCACTGAGAGAGGGCACTAGAGACCAGAGAAGGGCGCTGTGAGGCTAGAGTCTGCCAGGCAATCTCAGTTCCGGCCGATCCTGGACCCCTGACCCTGGGGTGAGGGAGTCAGGAGTCACTTACTGCTCATAGCGGTGTAGCGTGGCCTGCAGCAGGCTCAGCGAGTACACCAGTCCAGCAGCAAAGCTGAGTTGCTCCCCAGCAGCTCCTCGCAGCCCAGGCCGCTCTGAACAGTTCTCACTTAGTTCAAACTTTTCCTGGGCCTGCTTCCGGATCAGCTCTGCCTGTGGGAAAAAACACTGGGAACCTGGGCCTCAGAGCAGAGGATGGAGAACACAGACTCAGGAATACAGTACTCAGAGCTTAACTATGTGGGGAGCATGGACACACATGGCAGAGAAAGCAGAAATAGTTCTTACTTGGGTGGGGAATCTCGCATGAGGAAAGGGTAGTGATGTGATTACTGGAGGTTGTGAGGAGTCAGGATGTGAAAATGAAAGGGTAGTGGGACCGGTGGAATCAAGGTCTTTCCTGACTTAAAGCTGCCACTCCTGCTATCTCTCCACCTAGAATGCTATCCTGCCAATCATCCCCAAGGTTAACCCCTAGGCACCTCCTGGCCCTCAGACAACGTTATTCCCTCAGTCACATCCTGCTCACCTCTAAATCAAACCTCCAATTGTGCTCTCTCACAGAACCTATCTCTCCTTGAAAACACACCATTTGTAATACATATTAATCAGTGACTTTGCTGTGTTCCTCCACTACACCATAAACTCTTTGTGGGCAGAGACTCTGTTGTCTTCACTCAGCATCTTCAATGCCTGGTTCATGGCAAGTTCACTAGATTTCTGTGGAACATGTGATTGATTGGCCATACCTTGCAAATGAGACGAGGCATGAGCAGCAGCACCAGGACGCAGTCATGGTCCCCACCTGGCCGAAGGAAGCTGTCAGGCATGAAGGCTGTCAGCAGGGACATGTGTCGGTTGGCCTGGGCCACCTCCATCTGCCTCAATTCCATCTCAATTGCCTGTGAACAGGGAGGAGCACTCTTAGCCAGAGCTGAAAGAGCCCCAAAATTCCCATGCCTTGCTCCAGCAGATCCCTTGCTTCTAGGGCAAGCCCAGGCCAGAGTATTCCAAAACACCACACAaagcaccccttcccccaggaatCTGAAGCCCAGAACCCCATACCAGTTCAACCCAGGCAGGGCTCCCTCAGACCCACACACTTTCCTGACCTTGGCATGGGCCTTAGTCTCAGCAAACTTGATTTTGAAGTCAAAAGTCTCTGGAGGTGGCTGCTGTTGCCTCTCCACAGATGCTTCCTGCTGGTTTGTCAGTTCCCGATTCACATCCTAGGAGGAGAGACAGTGAAGCACAGCTGGATCATAAGGAAGCCCTGGGGTGATGGTGGGCAGACAGCAAGCAGTGGGCATGTACCTGTAGATGGGCGGTCAGCTGGCGGTACTTCTTAATGGTCTGCTGGTAGTCTGCAACCGTCTCCTGGGCTGCCTCCACACGCTTCTGGGCCTCACGAACGCGCGCGCCTGCCATGTCCAGCTGCTCCCGCAGCTCCAGTTCTGTCTCACGTGCATTCTCCTGCAGCTCATCATTCATCTCATTCATCGCTTCCTAGGACACCACACCATAGTTGGGGCAAAAGGCAGGGTcggccaggggtggtggttcacacctgtaatcccagcactttgggaggtcaaagcaggtggatcacgaggtcgagatcgagatcatgctggccaacatggtgaaaccccatctctactaaaaatacaaaaattagctgggtatggtggcgcatgcctgtaataccagctactcaggaggctcaggcaggagaatcgcttgaacctgggaggcggaggttgcagtgagccaagattattgattattgcgccactgcgctccagcctggcaacagcgcgagattccatctcagaaaaaaaaaaaaaaaaaaaaaaaaggcagggtcaGGGTAGCAAGCCCAGGCTGGGTCCCTCACCGCACACCCTGCTCAAAGGCCAGGGGTCACATGTCAATCTTTTTCTCAGCAGGTCCCTTCCAAGTCAGATGTCAGGGGTCTGCTCTTCTCTTACCAAGTCTCCCACAGTCTCCCTCAACTCGCGCACTTTCTCTTCCAGATTCAGGTTCCGATCTGTCAGCATCTCCACCATCTCCTCAGCACCCAGAGCAGCATCCACCTGTTATGGGGAGGATGGGGAGAAGGGCTGCTGGAAGGTACCTAGAAAGAGGAGGTATCAACCGATAGAAGAGTCAGGTGGGAGATTATGGGTGAGGGGCTGGGCTCCCCAGACCTGCTCCTTGAGCTCATCAATGGTGCTCTCTGCCTGGCTTAGCTCCTCCTGCAGACGCTCCCGCTGTTGCCTCACAACTTCCAGCTCTTGGTTCTTCTTTTCCATGAGCTTCTGGAGCTTCACATGCTCCTGCTTCTCTGAGGAAGAAAGATCCCGCATCCTGCAGGGATGTGAGGAAGACAGAGGGAGGAAAGCACGTGTCAGAGTCTCTGGTGATGGGTGCTCTAACACATTTGGAGACAGAAGAGTAAGCATCAGAGGCAAGCACTGAAGACCCTACCTCACCAGGGCATCCTTCAGGCGGGCATTCTGCTCCTCAAGCTGCTTGAGCTGATAACTGGATGCAGCGCCATCTGAGCCTGGAGAAGATCATTAACACTTTCAGGCATGGTTCTCACCCAACCGTTTGGCCCCCAGCAGCTGTGGGCCCCTTACCCTTCTCTTCAATCTCAGCCTTGAGGATCTCTAAGTCAGTAGTGAGCTCGTCCACCCGCTCCTTCAGTGCCTCCACCTCCTGCTGCAGGGACTCAGCCCGCTCTTCAGCCATCTCCTTGTCCAAAGTGGCCATCTCAATGGCATCAGCAGTATCAGCCATCTCCTCCATATAGCGTTCCTTTGCCTCCAGCGCCTCCTTGGCTTCCTGAggaagaggtggaggtgggagggggtACAAGCACAGAGATGCCCCAGGCCTCCCTTTCTCACAGTGTGTTCCAGGCTCCAGCCCCAGTCTAGTTTCCAGCATGCTTCCTTAGGTCTCAGGCCGACCCAACCACCCCCTTCATCCAGAGTCAAACCTTTCTCGCCTCCTTGAGGCGCCGCTGCAGGTCGGCCTGCTGCTCCTGCATTTTGCTCTTCCATTCCTGCACCTGCTCCAGCTGGATTTTGTGTTTCTCCAGCTCTTTTAGCTTTGCTTTGTCTTCCGCCCGTTTTAGTCTCAGGGTCTCTAGTTTCTCCTCCAGGTCCCGCACCTGAGCCCTTAGTCCCTCCTCCTCCTGCAAAGGAGAGGCCTCATGGTCTGTGCACAGCCCACCCCTCCTCTCCACCAACACTGAGCTGGCGCAAAGAACACAAGAAAGTGTGCAAATATCACCCAGCCCCGGGGTGGCCAAAAGTCAGTGGCATAAGAACATCTGAGAGGAAACCGTGGCACAGTATATATGGGGAAAGTATGGCATAAGGGCAAGAAAGGAAAGGGTGGCTCAGTCAGTAGCAAGATATCCATAGGCTACGTCCTCACCCTTTCTGATCCAAGTTCTAGGTCTTTGCCAACCCCAGGAAATTTTCAAGACACAGCAGGTAGCCACAAGCCTCTGGGTGTCTTGATTCTCTTTTACCCCTACCCCAGGCCTTACCTTGGATGGGGAAGGAAGTGGGGGGACTGCTCCAGGAGAGGTGAGAACCGGCGTGGGGATGATGGGTGCTGCCAGCGGAGTCTGAGCCGGGGTGCTGGGCTCACTGCTACTCAGCTCACCTGCTGACGCTGAGCCAGAGGGTCCCAGGGAGCTACTGGCCCCAGCCACCCCAGTACTGGCTGGGCGGGTGGGCTATTCAGAGAGGGTAGAGGCAGACCAGAAAGAGAGCAGAGGATAGGGGTAGTAAGAGGAACAGAAACAGAATATGAGAATATGGCAagggaaggagacagaaaagggaaaaagcagaaagagaatatCAACGCACaatgagaaaagaagaatgaaggGGACAAGGAAAACGatacagagaggcagagagagacagtgacAAAGGACAGGGGGAGGATGGAGGccgaggagagagggagggaaagataaGAGAAAGACATAAGATTATAAGGCTCCTCGCTTGGCACTGACTCCACATTCCTCCTAGCTCTGGCACTACCCTTAAGAGCAGAATCCGTTATTCCCTAGAACCCCCGTCTATGATCCACTTGTGATCATTCTAGCAACTTCATAATACTCTCAGTCCCATCCTTGTTCCAGGTCTATGCCCTCCACCCCTAGACAGAAAAAGTACAATGTAATTTCCAGAGAAGGCTGGGCCAGAAGTGGGGGTGTCAGGCTCTCTACCCCTGCTAAGCCCTCTTTGGGAGTCAAGCTGAGTCTCCCTCTCTCAGTCTATTTCAGGGGACCCTGCAGGTAAAAGAGCCAAGGTGAAAGTTGTACCCCTAGACTTCCCCTTGAAACAACCCTTCTGTCATCTCCCCCGATCTGGCAACACTATCCAGGCCCCTGTGGGGCAGGGGAGAAGGTGGGCAGAGGAGCTGACCTGAAGTTCAAGCCCTGGAGCAGACAGGCCTGCCAATGTGCTCAAAGTGCTGAGACCAAGGTCTCCCAGTGAGCTGACACTCAGAGACCATGTGCAATCCTCAGAGATCCCCACCCAAGGCCTGTCACAGACGCACTCACCTCCTTACCCCCTGACATTTTACATGGCCAAGTTCATCTTTCTTCCAATTCCTCCCCTCAAAACTGGTCAAAATTCCCTTGTTCAAGAAAGCCTGCTTTGATTAACCACCACAACCCCATTCATTTCTCTTTTGCATTCAAGCTACTGGCTTAGACAACCTCCTAAAAGCCAAAAGCCATTTTCCCTAGGAGGTGCCTGCCAGCACTGCGAACCCCCACTTTCCTCTGAAGAGAACCCAGGATGCACTATGACCAACTTTCACTTGCTCATACACGTGCCCTCATACATCCACACGCCTGAAACATGTGTGTACACtcagcagtggctcacacaggGGCCTGTTTTCTCACCTTGGGTCGCCGAGTTGTGGTCTGGACAGGCAACAGGAGCCAGAAGAGAAGTAGTCAGGAAAGAAAGGACAATGGCAGAAAGACAGAGAGCAAAAGGGACAGCAATGAGAGCAGAAGAAGTAACAGGAATGGGGCTACAGTTAGCCACCCTCCCCCCCATCCCATCCCCTTCTCCCTTCAGTGAATCACTGTATTCCTACTTCAGGAACCCAGAATTCCTGCTCCCCTTGGTTCCTGCTCCCCTTGGTTCCTGCTCCCACTTTTGTCCAATCCTTGCAGGCCTCACCCTTTCAGACACCCCAGAAATCCCAGAAGTCCATCTCTAGGCTGAGCCACAGAACAAGGAAGCAGCTAGTGAGAAGGTCC
The window above is part of the Symphalangus syndactylus isolate Jambi chromosome 14, NHGRI_mSymSyn1-v2.1_pri, whole genome shotgun sequence genome. Proteins encoded here:
- the DCTN1 gene encoding dynactin subunit 1 isoform X6; amino-acid sequence: MFSPRLMEEILFIAIVLISSLTLANESSRPSALSPLCRKRALATTRRFLMVLIGFPGTVRVRLSCPRCPALCLIDVIPAAVGAQFSVRAELREKSVHWTQNASGPPGRRVLGGPGRVWRRVGQPTRAGRAGPAPQGPGRRSSVGPELGAEPLTVQTPSGSRMSVEASARPLRVGSRVEVIGKGHRGTVAYVGATLFATGKWVGVILDEAKGKNDGTVQGRKYFTCDEGHGIFVRQSQIQVFEDGADTTSPETPDSSASKVLKREGTDTTAKTSKLPTRPASTGVAGASSSLGPSGSASAGELSSSEPSTPAQTPLAAPIIPTPVLTSPGAVPPLPSPSKEEEGLRAQVRDLEEKLETLRLKRAEDKAKLKELEKHKIQLEQVQEWKSKMQEQQADLQRRLKEARKEAKEALEAKERYMEEMADTADAIEMATLDKEMAEERAESLQQEVEALKERVDELTTDLEILKAEIEEKGSDGAASSYQLKQLEEQNARLKDALVRMRDLSSSEKQEHVKLQKLMEKKNQELEVVRQQRERLQEELSQAESTIDELKEQVDAALGAEEMVEMLTDRNLNLEEKVRELRETVGDLEAMNEMNDELQENARETELELREQLDMAGARVREAQKRVEAAQETVADYQQTIKKYRQLTAHLQDVNRELTNQQEASVERQQQPPPETFDFKIKFAETKAHAKAIEMELRQMEVAQANRHMSLLTAFMPDSFLRPGGDHDCVLVLLLMPRLICKAELIRKQAQEKFELSENCSERPGLRGAAGEQLSFAAGLVYSLSLLQATLHRYEHALSQCSVDVYKKVGSLYPEMSAHERSLDFLIELLHKDQLDETVNVEPLTKAIKYYQHLYSIHLAEQPEDCTMQLADHIKFTQSALDCMSVEVGRLRAFLQGGQEATDIALLLRDLETSCSDIRQFCKKIRRRMPGTDAPGIPAALAFGPQVSDTLLDCRKHLTWVVAVLQEVAAAAAQLIAPLAENEGLPVAALEELAFKASEQIYGIPSSSPYECLRQSCNILISTMNKLATAMQEGEYDAERPPSKPPPVELRAAALRAEITDAEGLGLKLEDRETVIKELKKSLKIKGEELSEANVRLSLLEKKLDSAAKDADERIEKVQTRLEETQALLRKKEKEFEETMDALQADIDQLEAEKAELKQRLNSQSKRTIEGLRGPPPSGIATLVSGIAGEEQQRGAVPGQAPGSVPGPGLVKDSPLLLQQISAMRLHISQLQHENSILKGAQMKASLASLPPLHVAKLSHEGPGSELPAGVLYRKTSQLLETLNQLSTHTHVVDITRTSPAAKSPSAQLMEQVAQLKSLSDTIEKLKDEVLKETVSQRPGATVPTDFATFPSSAFLRAKEEQQDDTVYMGKVTFSCAAGLGQRHRLVLTQEQLHQLHSRLIS
- the DCTN1 gene encoding dynactin subunit 1 isoform X7 — its product is MFSPRLMEEILFIAIVLISSLTLANESSRPSALSPLCRKRALATTRRFLMVLIGFPGTVRVRLSCPRCPALCLIDVIPAAVGAQFSVRAELREKSVHWTQNASGPPGRRVLGGPGRVWRRVGQPTRAGRAGPAPQGPGRRSSVGPELGAEPLTVQTPSGSRMSVEASARPLRVGSRVEVIGKGHRGTVAYVGATLFATGKWVGVILDEAKGKNDGTVQGRKYFTCDEGHGIFVRQSQIQVFEDGADTTSPETPDSSASKVLKREGTDTTAKTSKLPTRPASTGVAGASSSLGPSGSASAGELSSSEPSTPAQTPLAAPIIPTPVLTSPGAVPPLPSPSKEEEGLRAQVRDLEEKLETLRLKRAEDKAKLKELEKHKIQLEQVQEWKSKMQEQQADLQRRLKEARKEAKEALEAKERYMEEMADTADAIEMATLDKEMAEERAESLQQEVEALKERVDELTTDLEILKAEIEEKGSDGAASSYQLKQLEEQNARLKDALVRMRDLSSSEKQEHVKLQKLMEKKNQELEVVRQQRERLQEELSQAESTIDELKEQVDAALGAEEMVEMLTDRNLNLEEKVRELRETVGDLEAMNEMNDELQENARETELELREQLDMAGARVREAQKRVEAAQETVADYQQTIKKYRQLTAHLQDVNRELTNQQEASVERQQQPPPETFDFKIKFAETKAHAKAIEMELRQMEVAQANRHMSLLTAFMPDSFLRPGGDHDCVLVLLLMPRLICKAELIRKQAQEKFELSENCSERPGLRGAAGEQLSFAAGLVYSLSLLQATLHRYEHALSQCSVDVYKKVGSLYPEMSAHERSLDFLIELLHKDQLDETVNVEPLTKAIKYYQHLYSIHLAEQPEDCTMQLADHIKFTQSALDCMSVEVGRLRAFLQGGQEATDIALLLRDLETSCSDIRQFCKKIRRRMPGTDAPGIPAALAFGPQVSDTLLDCRKHLTWVVAVLQEVAAAAAQLIAPLAENEGLPVAALEELAFKASEQIYGIPSSSPYECLRQSCNILISTMNKLATAMQEGEYDAERPPSKPPPVELRAAALRAEITDAEGLGLKLEDRETVIKELKKSLKIKGEELSEANVRLSLLEKKLDSAAKDADERIEKVQTRLEETQALLRKKEKEFEETMDALQADIDQLEAEKAELKQRLNSQSKRTIEGLRGPPPSGIATLVSGIAGGAVPGQAPGSVPGPGLVKDSPLLLQQISAMRLHISQLQHENSILKGAQMKASLASLPPLHVAKLSHEGPGSELPAGVLYRKTSQLLETLNQLSTHTHVVDITRTSPAAKSPSAQLMEQVAQLKSLSDTIEKLKDEVLKETVSQRPGATVPTDFATFPSSAFLRAKEEQQDDTVYMGKVTFSCAAGLGQRHRLVLTQEQLHQLHSRLIS
- the DCTN1 gene encoding dynactin subunit 1 isoform X11, with translation MMRQAPTARKTTTRRPKPTRPASTGVAGASSSLGPSGSASAGELSSSEPSTPAQTPLAAPIIPTPVLTSPGAVPPLPSPSKEEEGLRAQVRDLEEKLETLRLKRAEDKAKLKELEKHKIQLEQVQEWKSKMQEQQADLQRRLKEARKEAKEALEAKERYMEEMADTADAIEMATLDKEMAEERAESLQQEVEALKERVDELTTDLEILKAEIEEKGSDGAASSYQLKQLEEQNARLKDALVRMRDLSSSEKQEHVKLQKLMEKKNQELEVVRQQRERLQEELSQAESTIDELKEQVDAALGAEEMVEMLTDRNLNLEEKVRELRETVGDLEAMNEMNDELQENARETELELREQLDMAGARVREAQKRVEAAQETVADYQQTIKKYRQLTAHLQDVNRELTNQQEASVERQQQPPPETFDFKIKFAETKAHAKAIEMELRQMEVAQANRHMSLLTAFMPDSFLRPGGDHDCVLVLLLMPRLICKAELIRKQAQEKFELSENCSERPGLRGAAGEQLSFAAGLVYSLSLLQATLHRYEHALSQCSVDVYKKVGSLYPEMSAHERSLDFLIELLHKDQLDETVNVEPLTKAIKYYQHLYSIHLAEQPEDCTMQLADHIKFTQSALDCMSVEVGRLRAFLQGGQEATDIALLLRDLETSCSDIRQFCKKIRRRMPGTDAPGIPAALAFGPQVSDTLLDCRKHLTWVVAVLQEVAAAAAQLIAPLAENEGLPVAALEELAFKASEQIYGIPSSSPYECLRQSCNILISTMNKLATAMQEGEYDAERPPSKPPPVELRAAALRAEITDAEGLGLKLEDRETVIKELKKSLKIKGEELSEANVRLSLLEKKLDSAAKDADERIEKVQTRLEETQALLRKKEKEFEETMDALQADIDQLEAEKAELKQRLNSQSKRTIEGLRGPPPSGIATLVSGIAGGAVPGQAPGSVPGPGLVKDSPLLLQQISAMRLHISQLQHENSILKGAQMKASLASLPPLHVAKLSHEGPGSELPAGVLYRKTSQLLETLNQLSTHTHVVDITRTSPAAKSPSAQLMEQVAQLKSLSDTIEKLKDEVLKETVSQRPGATVPTDFATFPSSAFLRAKEEQQDDTVYMGKVTFSCAAGLGQRHRLVLTQEQLHQLHSRLIS
- the DCTN1 gene encoding dynactin subunit 1 isoform X5 produces the protein MSVEASARPLRVGSRVEVIGKGHRGTVAYVGATLFATGKWVGVILDEAKGKNDGTVQGRKYFTCDEGHGIFVRQSQIQVFEDGADTTSPETPDSSASKVLKREGTDTTAKTSKLTTTRRPKPTRPASTGVAGASSSLGPSGSASAGELSSSEPSTPAQTPLAAPIIPTPVLTSPGAVPPLPSPSKEEEGLRAQVRDLEEKLETLRLKRAEDKAKLKELEKHKIQLEQVQEWKSKMQEQQADLQRRLKEARKEAKEALEAKERYMEEMADTADAIEMATLDKEMAEERAESLQQEVEALKERVDELTTDLEILKAEIEEKGSDGAASSYQLKQLEEQNARLKDALVRMRDLSSSEKQEHVKLQKLMEKKNQELEVVRQQRERLQEELSQAESTIDELKEQVDAALGAEEMVEMLTDRNLNLEEKVRELRETVGDLEAMNEMNDELQENARETELELREQLDMAGARVREAQKRVEAAQETVADYQQTIKKYRQLTAHLQDVNRELTNQQEASVERQQQPPPETFDFKIKFAETKAHAKAIEMELRQMEVAQANRHMSLLTAFMPDSFLRPGGDHDCVLVLLLMPRLICKAELIRKQAQEKFELSENCSERPGLRGAAGEQLSFAAGLVYSLSLLQATLHRYEHALSQCSVDVYKKVGSLYPEMSAHERSLDFLIELLHKDQLDETVNVEPLTKAIKYYQHLYSIHLAEQPEDCTMQLADHIKFTQSALDCMSVEVGRLRAFLQGGQEATDIALLLRDLETSCSDIRQFCKKIRRRMPGTDAPGIPAALAFGPQVSDTLLDCRKHLTWVVAVLQEVAAAAAQLIAPLAENEGLPVAALEELAFKASEQIYGIPSSSPYECLRQSCNILISTMNKLATAMQEGEYDAERPPSKPPPVELRAAALRAEITDAEGLGLKLEDRETVIKELKKSLKIKGEELSEANVRLSLLEKKLDSAAKDADERIEKVQTRLEETQALLRKKEKEFEETMDALQADIDQLEAEKAELKQRLNSQSKRTIEGLRGPPPSGIATLVSGIAGGAVPGQAPGSVPGPGLVKDSPLLLQQISAMRLHISQLQHENSILKGAQMKASLASLPPLHVAKLSHEGPGSELPAGVLYRKTSQLLETLNQLSTHTHVVDITRTSPAAKSPSAQLMEQVAQLKSLSDTIEKLKDEVLKETVSQRPGATVPTDFATFPSSAFLRAKEEQQDDTVYMGKVTFSCAAGLGQRHRLVLTQEQLHQLHSRLIS
- the DCTN1 gene encoding dynactin subunit 1 isoform X9, producing MAQSKRHVYSRTPSGSRMSVEASARPLRVGSRVEVIGKGHRGTVAYVGATLFATGKWVGVILDEAKGKNDGTVQGRKYFTCDEGHGIFVRQSQIQVFEDGADTTSPETPDSSASKVLKREGTDTTAKTSKLAPTARKTTTRRPKPTRPASTGVAGASSSLGPSGSASAGELSSSEPSTPAQTPLAAPIIPTPVLTSPGAVPPLPSPSKEEEGLRAQVRDLEEKLETLRLKRAEDKAKLKELEKHKIQLEQVQEWKSKMQEQQADLQRRLKEARKEAKEALEAKERYMEEMADTADAIEMATLDKEMAEERAESLQQEVEALKERVDELTTDLEILKAEIEEKGSDGAASSYQLKQLEEQNARLKDALVRMRDLSSSEKQEHVKLQKLMEKKNQELEVVRQQRERLQEELSQAESTIDELKEQVDAALGAEEMVEMLTDRNLNLEEKVRELRETVGDLEAMNEMNDELQENARETELELREQLDMAGARVREAQKRVEAAQETVADYQQTIKKYRQLTAHLQDVNRELTNQQEASVERQQQPPPETFDFKIKFAETKAHAKAIEMELRQMEVAQANRHMSLLTAFMPDSFLRPGGDHDCVLVLLLMPRLICKAELIRKQAQEKFELSENCSERPGLRGAAGEQLSFAAGLVYSLSLLQATLHRYEHALSQCSVDVYKKVGSLYPEMSAHERSLDFLIELLHKDQLDETVNVEPLTKAIKYYQHLYSIHLAEQPEDCTMQLADHIKFTQSALDCMSVEVGRLRAFLQGGQEATDIALLLRDLETSCSDIRQFCKKIRRRMPGTDAPGIPAALAFGPQVSDTLLDCRKHLTWVVAVLQEVAAAAAQLIAPLAENEGLPVAALEELAFKASEQIYGIPSSSPYECLRQSCNILISTMNKLATAMQEGEYDAERPPSKPPPVELRAAALRAEITDAEGLGLKLEDRETVIKELKKSLKIKGEELSEANVRLSLLEKKLDSAAKDADERIEKVQTRLEETQALLRKKEKEFEETMDALQADIDQLEAEKAELKQRLNSQSKRTIEGLRGPPPSGIATLVSGIAGEEQQRGAVPGQAPGSVPGPGLVKDSPLLLQQISAMRLHISQLQHENSILKGAQMKASLASLPPLHVAKLSHEGPGSELPAGVLYRKTSQLLETLNQLSTHTHVVDITRTSPAAKSPSAQLMEQVAQLKSLSDTIEKLKDEVLKETVSQRPGATVPTDFATFPSSAFLRAKEEQQDDTVYMGKVTFSCAAGLGQRHRLVLTQEQLHQLHSRLIS